One Falsihalocynthiibacter arcticus DNA segment encodes these proteins:
- a CDS encoding O-antigen ligase family protein: protein MSNSKASWSPRSLHTKFAWTLTILLLLAPLPLGSNRPVPWMAWTFVLAILLLLYVAVLSLKTPARKLRSRAVWPAFALGIPFVIYALLQALPLGLSNLKLPNDLQLYLPSDYISLTPAATALGTLRISGYGVLFFLIFETATRQSLLKRMAWALFLGISLHAAWSMVALKLLGDVTLVGEKTAYLGSATGTFINRNSFATFLGMGLCLGLAMILDRSNKLPSTTTTIRLETALLWMYLALIAIALVSTQSRMGVFATALGTSVVIYRMKPAKTWYIYAVILLPLILLFAGNLAERAFFSLIDSEGRRELWAQSFELLKIRPFTGFGLDSFPQSFALQHAPPLARDVVWEYAHNSYLTLWIQSGVIFGSLPLLALLWGGTKLVRAPNPQDPIATSALAILVLAGTHSLVDFSLEMQANAFLFTAVFAMGLAAVQPRKNRSIT, encoded by the coding sequence ATGAGCAATTCCAAAGCCAGTTGGAGCCCTAGAAGCCTCCACACAAAATTCGCATGGACCCTTACAATCCTCCTCCTCCTTGCCCCCTTACCTCTGGGTTCAAATCGGCCCGTCCCATGGATGGCCTGGACCTTTGTTTTGGCTATTCTCCTTCTCCTCTATGTGGCGGTGCTTTCCCTCAAAACACCTGCCCGAAAACTGCGATCAAGGGCCGTTTGGCCGGCTTTCGCTCTTGGTATACCATTTGTTATCTACGCCCTCCTCCAAGCCCTGCCTCTTGGCCTTTCAAACCTTAAACTTCCCAACGACTTACAGCTATATTTACCTAGTGATTACATAAGCCTAACCCCCGCTGCCACCGCCCTCGGCACCCTGCGAATCTCTGGCTATGGCGTCCTGTTTTTCCTTATTTTTGAAACCGCCACGCGGCAGTCCCTTCTTAAGCGTATGGCTTGGGCGCTGTTCCTCGGCATTTCCCTTCATGCCGCATGGTCCATGGTCGCGCTCAAGCTGTTGGGAGATGTCACTTTGGTCGGTGAAAAAACGGCCTATTTGGGGTCAGCAACAGGTACGTTTATCAATCGGAATTCCTTCGCCACTTTCCTCGGAATGGGTCTTTGCCTTGGCCTTGCTATGATCCTAGATCGCTCCAACAAGCTCCCCTCTACAACCACCACAATCCGCCTCGAAACAGCCCTCCTTTGGATGTACCTCGCCCTCATCGCCATCGCCCTCGTATCGACCCAATCGCGCATGGGCGTTTTTGCCACGGCCCTCGGCACGTCCGTCGTTATTTACCGAATGAAGCCTGCCAAAACTTGGTACATTTATGCCGTTATTTTGCTTCCCCTCATCCTACTTTTCGCCGGAAATCTCGCCGAACGCGCATTTTTTTCCCTTATCGATTCCGAAGGTCGCCGCGAACTTTGGGCGCAATCCTTCGAGCTCCTAAAAATCCGCCCATTCACCGGCTTTGGTCTGGACTCCTTCCCCCAAAGTTTCGCCCTTCAACACGCCCCGCCCCTTGCGAGGGATGTGGTCTGGGAATACGCGCATAATTCATACCTAACGCTTTGGATTCAAAGCGGAGTTATCTTTGGTTCCCTCCCACTTCTGGCTCTCCTTTGGGGGGGCACCAAGTTGGTGCGCGCGCCAAACCCGCAGGATCCAATAGCCACATCCGCCCTCGCCATCCTTGTCCTCGCAGGCACGCACTCCTTGGTCGATTTCAGCCTTGAAATGCAGGCAAACGCGTTTCTTTTTACCGCAGTTTTCGCGATGGGCCTCGCCGCGGTCCAGCCGCGCAAAAATCGCAGCATCACTTAA
- a CDS encoding GumC family protein, with the protein MKSGSASAFDLREIWNLLRRKIRMIGLSMALVLGAALIYLFYVTPLYSATAWLFVDTDQKNLLAPNDSYASPGSRDNARIESEVLILKSNTVALATIERSQLVNHPPYKFQLGLTERAKTLLGIAANKPPTGPDLVSRVLEKFDRSTTIRRMGQTYLISVTATSQDRHHAAELANSLSHTYINLQVQSKVNATLAARDILQGQIASARDVLAQTEGAFDRYIDANLFRLTQESGNASLHSLRAQLQETNAFHLEAEVRVTQAQAAFEVRDWNTLAQTLGDEALKDLTQQRADLSQKLGQTDASTPDAIDLRGRLTALEKNLETRTSMAVSDLRLDATQLEMVQRDQRRTLRTTVLSGDLSPTTLAQIYQLQQEADIAQRHYTTLLSRAAELQAQALVHVADTRIVSAVLAPSRASFPNKNLILVLAVIIALVLGVGLAFLSEYYVGGISSTTQLANVLPVPVATAVPRMDLAPDQSSIADYVLDAPLSVYAESLRLLAAQSTRVYAPRPPRKRRLHAPLLWLPPPFPLKAKARSLLASPALTPLRENRPC; encoded by the coding sequence ATGAAATCCGGATCCGCCAGCGCCTTTGATCTTCGCGAAATTTGGAACCTCTTGCGCCGAAAAATCCGAATGATTGGCCTGTCGATGGCGCTCGTCCTTGGCGCGGCCTTGATCTACCTTTTTTACGTCACCCCCCTGTACTCGGCGACCGCGTGGCTGTTTGTGGACACCGACCAGAAAAACCTGCTCGCGCCAAACGACAGCTATGCCTCCCCGGGTTCCAGAGACAATGCGCGCATCGAAAGCGAAGTCCTGATCCTCAAGTCAAATACGGTTGCGCTTGCGACGATCGAGCGTTCCCAACTCGTGAATCATCCTCCCTATAAGTTCCAGTTGGGCTTAACTGAGCGCGCCAAAACACTTCTCGGAATTGCCGCCAACAAGCCGCCAACGGGGCCGGATTTGGTGAGCCGTGTTCTGGAGAAATTCGATAGATCCACGACGATCCGTCGCATGGGGCAAACCTACCTAATTTCTGTCACCGCCACCTCTCAAGATCGCCACCACGCCGCCGAATTGGCCAATTCCCTGTCGCACACCTATATCAACCTCCAAGTGCAATCCAAGGTAAACGCAACCCTCGCTGCCCGCGATATTCTACAGGGGCAAATTGCCTCGGCCCGCGATGTTTTGGCGCAAACCGAGGGCGCGTTTGACCGCTATATCGACGCAAATCTTTTTCGTCTTACCCAAGAGAGCGGCAACGCCTCCCTCCACTCTTTGCGCGCGCAATTGCAGGAGACCAACGCTTTTCACCTTGAGGCCGAGGTGCGCGTCACTCAGGCGCAGGCGGCATTTGAGGTGCGCGATTGGAACACGTTGGCCCAGACTTTGGGCGACGAGGCCCTCAAAGACCTCACGCAACAACGGGCTGACCTTTCGCAAAAATTGGGCCAAACCGATGCCAGCACCCCTGATGCAATCGACCTGCGGGGACGGCTCACCGCCCTTGAGAAAAACCTTGAAACCCGCACATCCATGGCGGTTTCCGACCTCAGACTCGACGCCACACAGTTGGAAATGGTGCAACGGGATCAACGCAGAACTCTGCGCACCACCGTTTTGTCGGGCGATCTGTCGCCCACCACCCTCGCCCAAATTTATCAGCTGCAACAAGAGGCCGACATCGCGCAGCGCCATTATACAACCCTCCTGTCACGCGCCGCTGAACTACAGGCCCAAGCGCTGGTACATGTGGCCGATACCCGCATCGTGTCCGCCGTCCTTGCGCCCTCACGCGCGAGTTTTCCTAACAAGAACCTGATCCTTGTGCTGGCGGTGATAATTGCGCTGGTGCTTGGTGTTGGATTGGCCTTTCTCAGCGAGTATTACGTTGGCGGCATTTCCTCCACGACCCAACTCGCCAATGTCCTACCCGTGCCCGTTGCGACCGCCGTTCCGCGCATGGATCTCGCGCCGGATCAAAGCTCTATCGCTGATTACGTCCTTGATGCGCCGCTTTCGGTTTACGCCGAATCTCTGCGTCTTCTGGCAGCGCAATCGACCAGAGTTTACGCGCCCAGACCGCCCCGCAAACGCCGCCTACATGCACCGTTATTATGGTTACCTCCTCCATTCCCGCTGAAGGCAAAAGCACGGTCGCTCTTGGCCTCGCCCGCACTTACGCCGCTGCGGGAAAATCGACCCTGTTGA
- a CDS encoding CpsD/CapB family tyrosine-protein kinase: MVTSSIPAEGKSTVALGLARTYAAAGKSTLLIDADLRKPSQHIYLDLKPDTSLQEFLSGDRTVADGSEFYTSDPKSNLGVILGRDRADVPTDQLLQSDTFKNLLETAKMAMDIIILDTSPLLPVVDARYIAPHADVVVDCVRFGVTEQRDLRAAFGQLTASLRPDTPVVTLLNHDESKHTGYRYDGYYGKE; encoded by the coding sequence ATGGTTACCTCCTCCATTCCCGCTGAAGGCAAAAGCACGGTCGCTCTTGGCCTCGCCCGCACTTACGCCGCTGCGGGAAAATCGACCCTGTTGATTGACGCCGATCTGCGCAAGCCCTCCCAGCATATATACCTTGACCTTAAACCTGACACCAGTTTGCAGGAGTTTCTCAGCGGCGACAGGACCGTCGCGGATGGCTCAGAGTTTTACACATCCGATCCGAAATCCAACCTTGGTGTGATTTTGGGTCGGGACCGCGCGGATGTGCCAACCGACCAGCTTCTTCAGTCCGACACGTTTAAAAACCTGCTGGAAACCGCCAAAATGGCGATGGATATCATCATTCTAGACACATCCCCGCTGCTGCCTGTGGTGGACGCGCGCTATATCGCGCCCCATGCGGATGTGGTGGTAGATTGTGTGCGGTTTGGCGTGACCGAACAGCGCGACCTGCGTGCGGCCTTTGGCCAACTCACCGCGAGCTTGCGCCCCGACACCCCCGTCGTCACGCTTTTGAACCACGATGAAAGCAAACACACCGGCTATCGTTACGATGGCTATTACGGCAAAGAATAG
- a CDS encoding F0F1 ATP synthase subunit B has product MKHLAFLLAFTATPALAASGPFFSLANTNFVVLLAFILFIAVLLKFNVPAMLTGQLDARAEGIKKDLDEARALRDEARGLLADYERKQKEVQTQADGIVAAAKEEARVVAEVAKADLQTSIERRIAGAKDQIASAQAAAIREVRDTAITVAIGAARDVIAANTSAADGNKLIEDAIKEVGAKLH; this is encoded by the coding sequence ATGAAACATCTCGCTTTCCTCCTTGCTTTCACAGCAACGCCTGCTCTGGCTGCATCTGGTCCGTTTTTCTCTCTGGCCAACACAAACTTCGTTGTCCTGCTGGCCTTTATCCTTTTCATCGCGGTTTTGTTGAAGTTCAACGTTCCCGCCATGTTGACGGGCCAGTTGGATGCACGCGCCGAAGGGATCAAAAAGGATCTCGACGAAGCTCGTGCCCTACGCGACGAAGCCCGCGGCCTTTTGGCGGATTACGAACGCAAGCAAAAAGAAGTCCAAACGCAAGCTGACGGTATTGTTGCTGCGGCCAAAGAAGAGGCACGTGTTGTCGCTGAAGTGGCTAAAGCGGACCTGCAGACTTCGATTGAACGTCGTATTGCTGGTGCAAAAGATCAAATCGCTTCGGCCCAAGCCGCAGCCATCAGAGAAGTACGCGACACAGCCATTACGGTTGCGATTGGCGCGGCCCGTGATGTTATCGCGGCAAACACCTCTGCGGCGGACGGTAACAAGCTGATTGAAGATGCGATCAAAGAAGTTGGCGCAAAACTGCACTAA
- a CDS encoding F0F1 ATP synthase subunit B' translates to MPQLDFSTFPNQIFWLAVTLVVIYLVLTKVALPRIATVLAERQGTITGDIAAAEELKAKAHEAEEAYLKALANARAEAARIAAETKAEVQVDLDLAIAKADAEIAVQTAESAKAIAAIRDGAKDSVITVAKDTAKEIVSAFGTKADAATLKAAVTARMKG, encoded by the coding sequence ATGCCGCAACTCGATTTTTCGACGTTCCCAAACCAGATTTTCTGGCTGGCCGTCACACTGGTTGTGATCTACCTCGTTTTGACAAAGGTTGCCTTGCCTCGCATCGCAACAGTTTTGGCCGAACGTCAGGGCACAATCACCGGTGACATCGCCGCAGCAGAAGAGCTCAAAGCCAAAGCACATGAAGCGGAAGAAGCCTATCTTAAGGCCCTTGCCAACGCCCGTGCCGAAGCAGCGCGCATCGCCGCCGAGACAAAAGCCGAAGTTCAGGTTGATCTGGATCTCGCGATTGCCAAAGCGGATGCTGAGATCGCGGTCCAAACCGCCGAAAGCGCAAAGGCCATTGCGGCCATTCGTGACGGCGCAAAAGACAGCGTGATTACGGTTGCTAAAGATACGGCAAAAGAGATCGTTTCGGCCTTTGGCACCAAAGCCGATGCTGCAACACTCAAAGCTGCGGTTACCGCACGGATGAAAGGGTAA
- a CDS encoding F0F1 ATP synthase subunit C encodes MEVLAAAALGKFIGAGLAAIGSGAAAIGVGHVAGNFLAGALRNPSAAAGQTATLFIGIAFAEALGIFSFLVALLLMFAV; translated from the coding sequence ATGGAAGTACTCGCAGCAGCAGCACTTGGCAAATTCATCGGCGCAGGCCTCGCAGCAATCGGTTCCGGCGCAGCCGCTATCGGTGTTGGCCACGTCGCAGGCAACTTCCTTGCCGGCGCGCTTCGCAACCCATCCGCAGCCGCAGGTCAAACTGCGACTCTCTTCATCGGCATCGCGTTTGCTGAGGCTCTTGGGATCTTCTCGTTCCTCGTAGCTCTCTTGCTTATGTTTGCTGTTTAA
- a CDS encoding F0F1 ATP synthase subunit A yields MVLAIIFLQPEVRELAIHPMDQFNILPLFGGHGGELHWYTPTNATLWMMITVAVIVLLLVFGSSGRAVVPSRTQSIGEMIYGFVYKMVEDVAGKDALKFFPYIMTLFLFIMVSNVMGLIPLSFTSTSHIAVTAILALLVFFTVTIVGFVKHGFGFLGLFWVASAPLALRPVLAIIEIISYFVRPVSHSIRLAGNVMAGHAVIKVFAGFAGALGVFAFMPILAITAVYALEVLVAFIQAYVFTILTCVYLKDALHPSH; encoded by the coding sequence ATGGTTCTGGCGATTATCTTCTTGCAACCAGAAGTAAGAGAATTGGCAATCCACCCGATGGACCAGTTTAACATCCTACCGTTGTTTGGCGGTCATGGGGGCGAACTTCATTGGTACACGCCGACAAACGCGACGCTTTGGATGATGATTACCGTTGCGGTGATCGTTCTTTTGCTGGTGTTTGGCTCAAGTGGTCGTGCCGTCGTGCCATCGCGCACCCAAAGCATCGGCGAGATGATTTACGGTTTCGTTTATAAAATGGTCGAAGACGTTGCGGGCAAGGATGCACTGAAATTCTTCCCCTATATCATGACGTTGTTCCTGTTTATCATGGTGTCCAATGTCATGGGTTTGATCCCGTTGTCCTTTACCTCCACATCGCACATCGCTGTCACAGCGATCCTCGCGCTGCTGGTGTTCTTTACGGTGACCATCGTTGGTTTCGTGAAGCACGGGTTTGGCTTTTTGGGTCTGTTCTGGGTCGCTTCTGCGCCACTGGCATTACGTCCAGTCCTCGCCATCATCGAGATTATCTCTTACTTCGTGCGCCCCGTTTCCCACTCCATTCGTTTGGCGGGTAACGTTATGGCGGGTCACGCCGTTATCAAAGTTTTCGCAGGGTTTGCCGGCGCGCTGGGCGTATTTGCCTTCATGCCGATCCTTGCCATCACGGCAGTTTATGCCCTCGAAGTTCTCGTGGCCTTCATTCAGGCCTACGTTTTCACCATTCTGACTTGCGTGTACTTGAAAGACGCGCTGCATCCGTCGCACTAA
- a CDS encoding AtpZ/AtpI family protein, which produces MTDMQDPNKLKALDDKIARLKKSHAPEPKKDEHYSLANHAWRMVIELVAGLGIGFGIGYGLDVLFGTLPIFLVLFTFLGFAAGVKTMIKTASELQSEQIAAQAAKENEAAKAAETTKD; this is translated from the coding sequence ATGACTGATATGCAGGATCCAAACAAGCTGAAGGCGTTGGACGACAAAATCGCCCGGCTCAAAAAGAGCCACGCGCCGGAACCTAAGAAAGACGAGCACTATTCCTTAGCCAATCATGCATGGCGGATGGTGATCGAGCTGGTGGCCGGTCTTGGGATCGGCTTTGGCATCGGATACGGGTTGGATGTTCTGTTTGGGACGCTGCCGATATTCTTGGTGCTGTTTACATTTCTGGGGTTTGCCGCGGGGGTCAAGACGATGATCAAAACGGCGAGCGAACTTCAGTCCGAACAAATTGCCGCACAAGCGGCGAAGGAAAACGAGGCGGCCAAGGCTGCTGAAACGACGAAGGACTAA
- a CDS encoding ArsR/SmtB family transcription factor — translation MTAALDLAFSALSDPTRRVILAMLLEDDMAVTDVAEPFEMSLAAISKHLAILSRAGLISQEKRGRVKWCKLEPDALKEASVWMQSFGQFEAINLDAFEAFLAKSELA, via the coding sequence ATGACAGCAGCTCTCGACCTCGCGTTTTCCGCCCTCTCCGACCCAACCCGCCGCGTCATCCTTGCGATGTTGCTTGAGGACGATATGGCCGTGACCGATGTGGCCGAACCCTTCGAGATGTCGCTGGCGGCGATTTCCAAACATCTCGCCATCCTGTCCCGCGCGGGGCTGATCTCTCAGGAAAAGCGCGGACGGGTGAAATGGTGCAAACTCGAGCCTGACGCCCTCAAGGAGGCCTCGGTCTGGATGCAAAGCTTTGGCCAATTTGAGGCGATCAATCTGGACGCGTTCGAGGCCTTCCTCGCAAAAAGCGAACTGGCCTAA
- a CDS encoding DMT family transporter: MAGHAAMLLFSVIVAGSFSLGGMVANDIAPAALNLLRFWIAALVLLVVILWFEPAPLRALKAAAKAPWRYAVTGGLIGSYMILMFEGLKTAPPISTAAVFTLTPLITAGCAYLVLRQVLPLRVFWVLILGGIGALWVVFRADVGALMRFEVARGELIFFIGACAHALYIPLLRKFNRGESGVVFVMYALVAGSLLMLVVGGWEILATDWAQLPPLVWFTIFYTAVFATAGSLSLIHFGSMRLSGAKVMAYTYLVPSWVILLEILLGHGAPSGASLVGVALTVGALLLLLRQD, translated from the coding sequence ATGGCGGGTCACGCGGCGATGCTGTTGTTTTCTGTTATCGTTGCGGGGTCGTTTAGCTTGGGGGGGATGGTGGCGAATGATATCGCGCCTGCTGCCCTGAACTTGCTGAGGTTTTGGATCGCGGCGCTGGTGTTGCTGGTGGTAATTCTGTGGTTTGAACCTGCGCCATTGCGGGCGCTAAAGGCGGCGGCCAAGGCTCCGTGGCGCTATGCGGTCACGGGCGGGTTAATCGGCTCTTATATGATACTGATGTTTGAGGGGCTGAAAACGGCCCCTCCAATTTCAACGGCGGCGGTTTTTACGCTGACACCGCTTATTACGGCGGGGTGCGCGTATTTAGTACTGCGGCAAGTACTGCCTTTGCGGGTGTTTTGGGTGCTGATCCTTGGCGGGATTGGCGCGCTTTGGGTGGTGTTTCGGGCAGATGTCGGCGCGTTGATGCGGTTTGAGGTGGCGCGCGGCGAGCTGATCTTCTTCATCGGAGCTTGCGCCCATGCTCTCTATATACCTCTGCTGCGCAAATTTAACCGTGGCGAGAGCGGCGTTGTTTTTGTGATGTATGCCCTTGTTGCGGGGAGCCTGCTGATGCTGGTTGTCGGCGGGTGGGAGATTTTGGCAACGGATTGGGCACAGCTGCCGCCACTTGTTTGGTTTACGATTTTTTACACGGCGGTTTTTGCGACAGCGGGAAGTCTGAGTCTGATCCATTTTGGCTCGATGCGCCTGTCGGGGGCCAAGGTGATGGCCTATACTTATCTTGTGCCAAGCTGGGTGATCTTGCTGGAAATCTTGCTCGGACATGGCGCGCCGAGTGGGGCGAGTTTGGTCGGGGTTGCTCTGACGGTCGGGGCGCTGTTGCTCTTGCTCCGGCAGGATTAG